In Anopheles gambiae chromosome 2, idAnoGambNW_F1_1, whole genome shotgun sequence, a single window of DNA contains:
- the LOC4576641 gene encoding uncharacterized protein LOC4576641 isoform X1 — protein MESVGHHVAVPLRVGGKKMRKRRELDALVAHSLAKGAKGGGRHAASNGVASHDQLLSNSTDEQEDYSWQPKVRTQSRCRTKRFSCVRTCGPLLFVSCIFISLGFMYWLYFDIRQQISQYRIRIEQVSATSQNVPEALQKWHETSKNLEQNQTALNGKLRDMEQVLTNFFTELKQLRETIDKKNENSQEAQLNRLQSSVADLGSNIGDANSRIGLLETRFDTIQAEQKQLNKTLDDLQKLFGRIQNSTAVSDIIGGDGVAKGMQKTIAELRDQLTGQLNNLAQNVTGELQVLKQKNLWLESDLSNQTKRIEQLFDNTVNISSHVLSVEAVWLEVRNNISGLEADRKIINEQLGALANVTTGLHGTIEKVQEECQQYHSKLDEVRGKLGELQDQIQQNAARKEVSLHRPGEANGTQQASKEDGMPPVLSQFFNEQQTAASSSSTVSARIAPKPTAAPSSLSASTTTITTASSLAKLLYPGTLVQQLPQSTTPQPSAAGQPASVAKAPAAGAPASGAANTASSSSSSSSSKQAGGLFDSVM, from the exons ATGGAATCGGTCGGGCACCACGTGGCGGTACCGTTGCGCGTCGGCGGCAAGAAGATGCGCAAGCGGCGCGAACTGGACGCGCTTGTTGCCCACTCGCTGGCGAAGGGTGCGAAGGGCGGTGGCCGTCACGCGGCCAGCAATGGTGTAGCCTCGCACGATCAGTTGCTATCGAACTCGACGGATGAGCAGGAAGATTACTCATGG CAACCGAAAGTGCGCACACAGTCCCGGTGCCGGACGAAACGGTTCTCCTGCGTGCGTACCTGCGGTCCGCTGCTGTTCGTGTCCTGCATCTTCATCTCGCTCGGCTTCATGTACTGGCTGTACTTTGACATCCGGCAGCAGATATCGCAGTATCGCATCCGCATCGAGCAAg TTTCAGCAACTAGTCAAAATGTTCCCGAAGCGCTACAGAAATGGCACGAAACGTCGAAAAACTTGGAACAAAACCAGACCGCCCTGAACGGGAAGCTGCGGGATATGGAGCAAGTACTCACCAACTTCTTTACCGAG CTCAAACAACTGCGGGAAACGATCGACAAGAAGAACGAAAACTCCCAGGAGGCACAGCTCAACCGGCTGCAGTCCAGCGTGGCCGATCTGGGGTCGAACATTGGCGATGCGAACTCCCGTATCGGGCTGCTCGAGACGCGCTTCGACACGATACAGGCGGAACAGAAGCAGCTAAACAAAACGCTGGACGATCTGCAG AAACTATTCGGTCGCATCCAAAACAGCACCGCCGTGTCGGACATTATCGGTGGGGACGGTGTGGCGAAGGGGATGCAGAAAACGATAGCCGAACTGCGGGATCAGCTGACCGGGCAGCTGAACAATCTCGCCCAGAACGTGACCGGCGAGCTGCAGGTGCTGAAGCAGAAAAATCTCTGGCTCGAGTCGGACCTGAGCAATCAGACGAAGCGCATCGAGCAGCTGTTCGACAACACGGTCAACATCTCCTCGCACGTCCTCTCGGTCGAGGCGGTGTGGCTCGAGGTGCGCAACAACATTAGCGGGCTCGAGGCGGACCGGAAGATCATCAACGAGCAGCTAGGCGCGCTGGCGAACGTCACGACCGGGCTGCACGGTACGATCGAGAAGGTGCAGGAAGAGTGCCAGCAGTACCACAGCAAGCTGGACGAGGTGCGAGGGAAGCTCGGCGAGCTGCAGGACCAGATACAGCAGAACGCGGCACGGAAGGAGGTGTCGCTGCACCGGCCCGGTGAAGCGAACGGTACGCAACAG GCCAGTAAGGAGGACGGTATGCCCCCGGTGCTGTCGCAATTTTTCAACGAACAGCAAAcggccgccagcagcagcagcacggtaaGTGCACGCATCGCACCGAAACCGACGgccgcaccatcatcattgtcCGCTAGCACAACCACCATTACCACCGCTTCCTCCCTGGCCAAGCTGCTGTATCCGGGTACGCTGGTGCAACAGTTGCCACAGTCCACGACTCCGCAACCCTCCGCCGCCGGTCAGCCAGCCAGCGTAGCCAAAGCACCCGCTGCTGGCGCTCCAGCAAGTGGAGCGGCCAACacggcaagcagcagcagcagcagcagcagcagcaaacaggcGGGCGGGCTGTTCGATTCCGTAATGTAA